The stretch of DNA ATGCTCTCGTGgtcaaaaagagaaaagaaaacacCACACACATGTGCATCAAAAAAGGAGAAGACAAGAGAGTCCAAATTTGTTGTCCCAATTTGgtgtctatttttttatttagtcaaTCAAAAATAGTCACATTACCTATCATCAAAtagtaatttttataaaaataatataaaatcaaacaaaaaaaaattataaatgatatatatatattattatttgattttataattttttatttaattttataatatttttataaaaattactatttaataATAGATTATGCgactgttttttattttattgatcaGACAAGAAAGGGGACCAAATTGAGACAGCAGATTTGGACTCAAACAAGAAAAGTTGAGGGCATATATAATCATCTCTTGGCAGAATGGATGGAGCATCTCTTCAccttttattcaaatatttaggCAATATGAATACAGAAAATTACTTCATTTTCTGCAAGTTATTGGAACAGTGAGTGGTGAGGTTACaaagataaaagataaaaccTTGATTGCATTTAATATTTAgttgtgttattattattttttgaagtttttaaCTATCGAGGCTTTTGGTTTAAATCAAAAGTATAGTTTATTGCAAGTGAAAAGAAGTCAATGTTTTCATGTGCCCTGTAGGCCTACCTAAGTCCATACGATCCCGAATTTATGAGAACGTATAATGGGACGGGACGCCGTCGTGGGCGGGCGGGCGCATTTTAAGGTCTGATATTAGGGTCTAACACTTACAGTAACAGTAACAGAGGCTCAAGGTATCTATCTCTAAATTAATCAATTTAGACGTATTCTTTTTAGTAATGGGGTGGGTGAATTGGAGGGAAATGAAAATTGCTTTTTCGCtgctttgatttatttttcaatcaaaagcATAAATCTGTCCTGGATTCAAGTGAAGGGGGGCGGTAATGGTAATTATGACCCTTTTTGTGATGTGATTCCGAGCCCAAGGGATTCGATTTCGACTCCGGCCGGGCTCGTGGCTTTCAAAATTCATACTGCCAGCTGTGCCCATGTCTCTAtgcaaaattattattaaataatgtgCAATGTGATGCAATTCAATGGACCCATCTGCGATGGGTTCCCAAGTATTTAGCTACAGTGAACCTCTGCCAAATGGGAGAGGAAAAGGGGTAAATAACAAAGTGCAAAAATTTGTGGGCGTAATGTTTTAGTCTTcatttcttcaaaataaaatgaaagaacataaaacaaataaaaactcCCACATACAGGTGTTAGGATTCTAAATCTGACTCTCTGAATTCTCAGTCAGTGGTTAGAAAGTGGCAAGagttaagaataaaaaaaaaaaatttaaaaagaaaattgagagagagacagagaagaagaacagagagagaaaaaaaatagagaattagagagagagagagagagagagagagagagagagagaaatcgagAGAAAGAATTGGAGATAGAAttgagaaattgaaattttagtaTTTCATTGAATGCCTCCAAATAGTttaattagttttatatataGTCAATCAATCAATGTTACAATTCAATTATAAGTTACAATTGCTCTCAACCAAATTAATATGTGTAGGGCAATAACTAAGCCCACAAAgaacaatttaaatttaaagtctTAGACGTTAGTTGTTGAATCGTAAAAACTAATTCAGctcattcattttaaatttaaatttaaatttaaatgtacatatcaattatatcaaatatctatatatatcagTTCTATAAATCTTGTATAGcaattcagaaaatataaaattattttcacacTCATTTTCTATAATATGCTACGGTTAATATGCAAATCAAATTGCAACATACTGAAACCCTAGGAACCTAACATTTTTCTACCCTTGAAAATTGGCTTATCTGCAAGAAAAACAAGGAAGCTGAGTAGCATGAGGAAATTGATTGAACAAATCTTGAAATTTCCAACTATAGCTAATGGAGGTAAAGTAGAACAGGAAGTAGCCATAAGACCAATGGTTTTCTATTAAGATTATGGAATTCCATGCAATTCTTATAATTTCACACCAAAGTTGAAGACATCTAACTTCTTATTGGATGGGAGGAACATCTGGGGCCATCTATTCGGGATTTcttattattgattttgtagAAAGAGATGTGCTagtttttaagtaaaaaataggCCAAAATCACAAACTTTTACTGTATACTTCTTAGCAACAAAAAGATTTGGAGTTTAAATCTCGAAGACCAATAAGAGAATTGCATTTATGAGGATAATTCATTCCCTTTGCCACCTCATAAGCTATATTTAACCTACATCTTTCATCCAATGCTTCTCTTGCATCTATGAAAAGAACAATTTTTGGATGCCTCAAGTGTTTCAAAATTGTGACCTTAAAAAATTCCTCTAGATGGAAATCTCAATCTATAAGAATCTTTACAATAACATTTTATCCCTATCAATCAGCATGATGGACCACATCTAAGGAACTTGCTTCGATTCTCTCTTTCAAAACCGAATCACTCCCTAGGATATCCAAATCTCTCACCTCTAATGAAAGTTCTTGATTTGTTTTAGTTGGAACAATTTGACCTTCATGGACGAACCTAAAACCACTTTGGGCTGtaatattttttgggtaaaaaATGCCTACAAAAGGATGAACTTCTCCATGACCAAGTAGAAGGAGATGCTTGGAAGGAAAAGAACCTTTGACTATTTTCATTGAGCTTGTGACAGAAACAAGGTCAGACGATTTGAATAGGTTCAAATCCCCATCATGAATATCTTTGTTGTTGCTTGAACCAGGCACCCTGTTGTGTTCATCTGTAGATTGCTTAGGACATGTCATATTAGCAACATCACCATCAAACCTTCCAGGAATGGAATTGTTAGAGTCCTCTAGCAAGTTGAATTGTGAAATTCTTTGAATCACTCCATTTCCTGGCATGAGTGGATTTGATCTTTCTACAAGAGAAAAATCAGAAGAAAGACTTACTTGATACAATTTCAAGAACATCAGCATAGATCGATTTAATCTCCTACTAATTCCATCTACAAAGGTCTCAAACTTTCGATCCAATAAAAGGATTGCCTCATGATTTCTACTAGATCCAAATTCTAGAGAATCCACTCAAGCCTATAGATTTGAATTTGTCACATTCCTCTGTTGCAATTGAGACTTGAACAACTTCATGCGTGCACCCCATCAAGCATGGCGGAATTGCACTAGCAAATGAAATTGAAGGCCTAGgaatggctttgataccaatttgtgaACATTATGTTTCGAATAGTGTGAATTCTCAACCAACGACGAGAATTAGGGCAAAAAGTGGAGAGAGTTAAGGCAAACAAATGTGGAGAGTTTATgagaaaaattcaaagaaatagaagaacagACATAtgcaagagagagagtgagaaaaaaaaatagatagagaattgagaaactaaaattttagggcctgttctctttccCGTTTTCGGAccgttttctgttttcattttttcaaaacactcaaaacgtgttctctttgttattttcaaaaacgcattttcaaaaacaagtaaaaattttgtacagaaaatccaaaacaacaaaaactcgttttggctgttttcagccaaaacacaCGTAAAAGatcaaaacacggaaaacagaTGCGTTTCTTCTCACGCAGTGCAGAtgctccccctccccccccaacCCCAGCCTCCATTCTCgaatctcctctctctctcctctcttctctcttctctctctctctctcgcctcggCCAAACATCGCGAACGCCATCTTCGTTGTTGCCAGAGCCGCCGTCGACCTTGCGCGCCATCTCCGTCGCCACCAGAGCCGCCGTCGACCTCGCCCACCACTGCCGAAAGCCGCCATCGACCCACCCCTCTCTCCCCAAATCTGGCATACCccatccattctctctctctcctctcttctctccaaAACACCGAAAAATCACAAACCCAAAACACACAGCACCGCCTTTGCCACCGCCGTCGACCGCATCAGCCACTGCCACCACCGTCGACCGTGCCCGCCACCGGCAGTGAAAGCCGCCGTCTACTGCCCACCGTCACTCCCCTTGCATAGCGTCCACCATCGCCTCCTTTCGTGCGAGACCCCATCCATTCTgtcttttgaattctttttgatttgatttttgttttgttttgttttatttgaataggaatatgtaatataatttttttgtattaatttttttaataatttataatttattaataattgtttataatttattttaaattaaatttattaaataaaatattataaaatgatgtttttcaaattttcaaagtaaacgcgttttctagttttttgttttaagaaatagtttttcaaaataacaaaaagaacacgttttcaaaaatttcaaaacggacactcaaaacacaaaactaaaaatgaattgaaaactcaaaactcaaaactgaaacacaaagagaacaccaccttagtattttattaaatgagtcCAAACAATTTGATTAGTTTTATACATAACTGATTAATCActgttacaatttaattataagttataattattttttataaaattaatatgctacaattgatatgaaaatcaaattgttACACTCTACTGAAATCTAGGAACCTAACAAGAGATTGAGACCAAAATAGGCTCTAAAAATTCCAAATAGATGGGAAAACTCAATATTTCCAAAGTATGTTCTTTGGATGGGCATAAAaccttttatcatttttttggtcaaaaagaaaaaaaaataaaaagaaaaaaagagggtTTGTGTGAGATATAAGATTtcgaaaaagaaaggaaaactgttgggaatttagaaattttcaaTCTCCACTAAAATATTGACCTCTTTTTCCTTCCACAAATCCCAATTTCAAATACCAagttaaaaaatcatataaaaaactgtatgaaaaattcaaagaagCCATTATTACGTTGGGGGCGGGGGAATGACTGGCTATCCACGTGTCCATAAATTGTGTCGGCCGAAGCGTCGTTCGATTAAGAACGAATTGAAGGGACTCGTAGAGGCGAGGCTGGCctggcttggcttggcttggcttggcttggccGCACAAGGTAGCAGaggaattttcttttaagagttAGAAGGCGACAAAACAGCTCCCTTTCTTCAGCCAAAGGACCCACCCGCCGCCCCTAATCCGTCTTTCATTTGATGATCTTCATAATGTGCATGTGCTCCTCAAGTCGCTGCGCTCTACTTTTTCCATACATACAATGTTACTTGTGGTGCCTACCCTATCACTCGCCGACACTCTCCTCCTCCCCCTGCTTCTTCctatactctctctctctctccctccctcgtACAATTATCATTTTCTGTCCTTTGTTCCACTCCAAATAATTTGATATCGCGTTAACACAGCAACAGTAACGTGATAagatgttttttgtttttttaaaataccacACCATGCTCTGATTGCGTATGTGTGTATGCACATGTATCGTTGTAAAGTTAGATGCCCATatttgtatgcatatatataatatagacaAGGTAAATCATTAGTATTTCAACTAGCTAGCGTTGGCAATCATGGAGGAAGGAACATTGGAATGGAATGGTTTTTTATGCAGGCAAGTTAAAAGATGATGCATGGGGATGGGGTggctttaattaatttattgccAGTTTCATCATTTGGTCAAAACCAGCCCCAAAGTAATGCTTTGCCTCCTTTAGCAAACATTACAATGAAAATAACAGTTAACCACAAACATAAAAGTGACATCCCTTAatcattgttgttattttaactATTTCCTTCCATATATATCAACTCGATCctaatcttttcttcttgttattttaacAGTTTTCCAGCAGATACATACATCAATGAccaacaaattaattaagagaggaaatatataattattaacagGCCAgcccaacttcttcttcttcttcttcttcttttttttttgtctttgtaTTTGTTGGCAACTGTACTTGGTAGTTTACTGTTCTCAGCTACAGAGAATCACAACATTAGAAAAAGTATACAATCATAATCTGCTACCTGGCAACTTACAGAACGCCTGAACTCACCAGAGCCATGTCGATCTACTTCCATCTACGATGGGGTAGCTATCGACATATCTATCCATCAGAGAAGGATTTGTAGCCTTAGATCTCTCATCTCTTCTGAATATTTGTGCATCCCATCCCTTTTAGCCAATTATCTGGAAAACAAAAGGAAGCTTCtaacaatttttaattgaaCAATCTTAAAAAGTTgatcaaataaaaagaaacagcCATGGCGATTGGCTCTTGCATCTATCTTAATTTGTATCTATGTATATGTACCTCAAGATTCAAGAAGATACGGTGTTTCTAGAAGATCGTATGGCGCCCAGAGAGTATCCAGAGGGCATGGCCGGTTGGCGTCTAGGCGAACCCATGGTTTTCCCTTTCCGCTCCAATGCAAGAGACTCGCTGGACCCGGGTGTAAATCCCGGCAAAGTCCCCGGAAGTTGTCGCCTCCAAGACCGTGCTGGTTCCATCTGTGATCCACCGGCGCTATGTTCCCGGCAAAAACCAGCAGGAAAGGCGGCAACGAACCCAGCTCGTAGATCCTCACTCTTTTCTGCAGTTCCATCCATTCCACAATCTTCCTCGTGTATTCCCCGTCTCTCCACCGCCGGAGGTCGATGACCATCACGCCGGTATTGAAGTAGCAAGCTTTGCGGCCTGCGAACGTCAGAGAAAGGGACGGGTTGGACCAGAACGTCGGCGTGAAGTAGGAGGTGAAGTTGGCGTTGCAGTATTCCGGCGCCGCGAGAACGGCTAGATCGCCGAGAGGCGTGGACGCCAGCTTGGCAATGTCGTCGACGAGCACGAGGTCGGAGTCTAGGTAGACGACTTTGTGGACGCAGGCGGGCAGGAGGTCGGCGAGGTAGTTGCGGGCGTAGTTGAGGGGGCAGTCGAGCGCCGCCCGGATGGAGGTGGAAATGAGGCCTGCCACGGCGGCGGCGTCGAAGGGGTAAATTCGGAAGTTGAGGAAAGGGAAGGATCTGGAGATGGTGAGGTTGAGTTGGCGGGCGGAGGCGGCGGAGGCGGCGACGAAGTGGAAGTTGATGTTGGCCGGGCAAGCGGAGTGTTGAAGCACAGAGAGAATGGCGGCCATGGAGCCACGTAGGTAGGCTGCGTCGAGCGTCATTGCCACATGGACCGCGTTCTCGGCGCATGTTAATCCGCTTCCGTTCTCGCATTCAAAAGCACTTTCATGGCTGCCGCCATTGATGCAGAGAAGTTGTGGACAACTAGGGGAGTTGTAGAATTGCGGGGCTTCTCTGAACTGCTGCAACTGCAAGGGGGAGGCCAAATTGGAAGCGGCGAGCGACAGAATCAGCAGCGCCGAGAGGAGGCGCTTTGGAGAAGCAATTGGCATCATCGCGCGCGGCAGCGAAAGCCAAAAGCTTACCTCTGTTTTGGGTCttaattagtattattattattgttgttgttgtttttattcATCAAGTCCAAATGGTGTAGAAGCTGGTTAGGATACAAAAATAAAGGGAGAGGGAAAGGTGGACGGATCTGACGGTTGAAAGAGTGCCATCTAGTCAAGTTTATGTTGCCGTCACTAAGCTAAGATTAGAATTAGATAGCTGGTCCCATCTGTCTctgttttttccttcttttttcctaAATTTACTGATCTGAATCCGGGGAGGGACTAGGAAGAGTGAGGTGTGAAGGACATGTGGTTAAGCAGCCGCCATAAATTTGGAGAATGGAAAGGGGCCTCTCGCGTTTcccaatataaataaataaatataactaaCAACAAAGCCTTTCTTCCCGCATTCACATGTATAAGATACAGTAGTTTCGTATTGCTATATCTCATCTCATTTGTGTCGTGCAGGTTTTCAGACCTTAGAACATAGAAATTTAAGGGAGGGGTagacgacgacgacgaccaCTACTACTAAtagtaatatattattattattattattattatatactttGCGGAGATAGGGGCGGATATTAATTGTCCATAATCTACGCCACCCATCTCATCTGGAAGAGAAAGGAAACAGACAGCCAAACTAGAACCTACCAGACACAAATCACAAAAAGTGAGCACATCTGATCTCCTAGCGACGCGATAGTGCTTTTGCTAATCCATGTGACCTAACACTTTTACTTCATAATCACTGACCTATAAAAG from Diospyros lotus cultivar Yz01 chromosome 6, ASM1463336v1, whole genome shotgun sequence encodes:
- the LOC127804796 gene encoding probable galacturonosyltransferase-like 1, which gives rise to MMPIASPKRLLSALLILSLAASNLASPLQLQQFREAPQFYNSPSCPQLLCINGGSHESAFECENGSGLTCAENAVHVAMTLDAAYLRGSMAAILSVLQHSACPANINFHFVAASAASARQLNLTISRSFPFLNFRIYPFDAAAVAGLISTSIRAALDCPLNYARNYLADLLPACVHKVVYLDSDLVLVDDIAKLASTPLGDLAVLAAPEYCNANFTSYFTPTFWSNPSLSLTFAGRKACYFNTGVMVIDLRRWRDGEYTRKIVEWMELQKRVRIYELGSLPPFLLVFAGNIAPVDHRWNQHGLGGDNFRGLCRDLHPGPASLLHWSGKGKPWVRLDANRPCPLDTLWAPYDLLETPYLLES